A genomic window from Streptococcus sanguinis includes:
- the vicK gene encoding cell wall metabolism sensor histidine kinase VicK: protein MIESIKQFVVSADFVFAIIIIGFIVVVALLLLENRRDNQKLVQLNQKVKDLIAGDYSEVLDMQGSPEITDMTNSINDLSEVIRLTHENLEQETKRLSSILSYMTDGVLATNRRGQIITINDMATKQLGVKRDEVQNMSILDLLSISDEYDLRDLITNVPELTIDSQDENGEYLSLRVRFALVRRESGFISGLVAVLHDTTEQDKEERERRLFVSNVSHELRTPLTSVKSYLEALDEGALSEPVAPDFVKVSLNETNRMMRMVTDLLSLSRIDNETSHLEVELTNFTAFITFILNRFDKIKNQDETKKYEIIRDYPITPIWVEIDTDKLTQVIDNIMNNAIKYSPDGGTITVSIKTTDEQLILSIADEGLGIPKQDLPKIFDRFYRVDKARSRAQGGTGLGLAIAKEIIKQHQGFIWAKSEYGVGSTFTIVLPYENDGVRDDDWDNEDI from the coding sequence ATGATTGAATCAATTAAACAATTTGTGGTTTCTGCGGATTTTGTCTTTGCAATCATTATTATCGGCTTCATTGTAGTTGTTGCCCTGCTTTTATTGGAAAATCGCCGTGATAACCAAAAGCTTGTACAGCTTAATCAAAAGGTTAAAGATTTGATTGCAGGTGACTATTCTGAAGTGCTGGACATGCAGGGAAGTCCGGAAATCACAGATATGACCAACAGTATCAATGATCTTTCAGAGGTCATTCGACTGACGCATGAAAACCTTGAGCAAGAAACAAAACGCCTTTCCAGTATCCTGTCCTATATGACAGATGGCGTGCTTGCGACCAACCGCCGGGGGCAGATTATCACTATCAACGATATGGCTACCAAGCAGTTGGGAGTTAAGAGAGATGAGGTCCAAAATATGAGTATTTTGGATCTGCTTTCGATTTCAGACGAGTATGATTTGCGTGACCTGATTACCAATGTTCCTGAGCTGACGATAGATTCTCAGGATGAAAATGGTGAGTACTTGAGCTTGCGGGTTCGCTTTGCCTTGGTAAGACGGGAGTCGGGCTTTATTTCAGGTTTGGTGGCTGTCCTGCATGATACAACAGAACAAGACAAGGAAGAGCGGGAACGTCGCCTCTTTGTATCCAATGTCAGTCATGAGCTGCGGACTCCGTTGACCAGTGTCAAGTCCTATCTGGAAGCCCTAGATGAGGGAGCTTTGTCTGAGCCAGTAGCACCGGACTTTGTCAAGGTATCACTCAATGAAACCAACCGCATGATGCGGATGGTGACGGACCTGCTCAGTCTGTCCCGAATTGACAACGAGACCAGTCATTTGGAAGTAGAGCTGACGAATTTCACAGCCTTTATCACCTTTATCCTCAATCGCTTTGACAAGATAAAAAATCAAGACGAGACCAAGAAATACGAGATTATCCGTGATTATCCTATAACACCGATTTGGGTGGAGATTGATACAGATAAGTTGACCCAGGTCATTGATAATATCATGAACAATGCCATCAAGTATTCACCGGATGGTGGAACCATTACTGTTTCCATCAAGACAACAGATGAGCAGTTGATTCTCTCGATTGCGGATGAAGGTCTGGGAATTCCCAAGCAGGACCTGCCTAAGATTTTTGACCGCTTTTATCGAGTGGACAAGGCGCGCAGCCGTGCTCAGGGCGGAACGGGTCTGGGACTGGCTATTGCCAAGGAAATTATCAAGCAACATCAGGGCTTTATCTGGGCTAAGAGTGAGTATGGTGTGGGATCAACCTTTACCATTGTCTTGCCTTATGAGAATGATGGCGTCCGCGATGACGACTGGGATAATGAAGATATATAG
- a CDS encoding MBL fold metallo-hydrolase encodes MTKGFQYSILASGSSGNCFYLETDQKRILVDAGLSGKKITSLLGEIGRKPEDLDAILVTHEHKDHIHGVGVLARKYHLDIYANEATWKAMEKDLGKLDASQKHIFELGKTKTFGDLDVESFGVSHDAACPQFYRFMKDDKSFVMLTDTGYVSDRMAGIIENADGYLIESNHDIEILRSGAYPWSLKQRILSDMGHLSNEDGAETMIRTLGNRTKRIYLGHLSKENNIKELAHMTMVNQLAQADMAVGHDFQVYDTSPDTATPLTSI; translated from the coding sequence ATGACTAAAGGATTTCAATACAGTATTCTGGCGTCAGGATCAAGCGGTAACTGTTTCTATCTGGAAACAGATCAAAAGCGGATTCTGGTTGACGCTGGCTTATCAGGCAAGAAAATTACTAGCTTGCTGGGCGAAATTGGGCGCAAGCCTGAGGATTTGGATGCCATTTTAGTGACCCATGAGCACAAGGATCACATTCATGGTGTCGGCGTTCTGGCTCGTAAGTATCATTTGGACATTTATGCCAATGAGGCCACTTGGAAGGCTATGGAAAAGGACTTGGGCAAGCTGGATGCTAGTCAAAAGCATATCTTTGAGTTAGGCAAGACCAAGACCTTTGGAGACTTGGATGTGGAGAGCTTTGGTGTCAGTCATGACGCAGCCTGTCCACAATTTTACCGCTTTATGAAGGATGACAAGAGTTTTGTCATGCTGACGGATACGGGCTATGTCAGTGACCGGATGGCTGGAATTATCGAAAATGCTGACGGGTACCTGATTGAGAGCAACCATGATATTGAAATTCTTCGCAGCGGTGCCTATCCTTGGAGTCTCAAGCAGCGGATTTTGTCGGATATGGGCCACCTGTCCAATGAAGATGGAGCAGAGACCATGATTCGGACTTTGGGCAATCGCACCAAGCGAATCTATCTGGGACATCTCAGTAAGGAAAATAATATCAAGGAATTGGCTCATATGACCATGGTCAATCAACTGGCTCAAGCCGACATGGCAGTTGGTCACGACTTTCAAGTCTATGATACCTCGCCTGATACCGCAACGCCTTTGACGAGTATTTAA
- a CDS encoding DUF454 domain-containing protein — protein sequence MRPIYFVVGLLSLGLGVLGIFLPLLPTTPFLLLSIACFSRSSKRFENWLYHTKMYQTYVADFRETGTIAKERKKKIIVSIYILMGISILLAPIIWVKIGLFGLTVFITYYLFKVIPDKE from the coding sequence ATGCGGCCAATTTACTTTGTGGTAGGTCTATTATCTTTAGGGTTGGGAGTTTTGGGGATTTTTCTGCCTCTCCTGCCGACTACGCCATTTCTTCTCTTGTCCATTGCCTGCTTTTCGCGCAGTTCCAAGCGTTTTGAAAATTGGCTCTATCATACAAAGATGTACCAGACCTATGTGGCAGATTTTCGAGAGACAGGGACGATTGCTAAGGAACGTAAGAAAAAGATTATCGTTTCCATCTATATCTTGATGGGGATTTCCATTTTGCTAGCGCCTATTATTTGGGTTAAGATTGGACTGTTTGGTCTGACTGTTTTTATCACCTATTATTTGTTTAAAGTAATTCCGGATAAGGAATAG
- a CDS encoding ribonuclease III yields the protein MENLKKALLEQFDLVFSDETLLETAFTHTSYANEHRLLKISHNERLEFLGDAVLQLIISEYLYTKYPKRPEGDLSKLRSMIVREESLAGFARDCQFDHFIKLGRGEEKSGGRNRDTILGDLFEAFLGALLLDKGVEAVKSFLYQVMIPKVEAGDFERVTDYKTKLQELLQINGDVEIAYQVVSETGPAHSKNFEVAVLINGRKSGQGQGRSKKLAEQEAAKNAFEKESSSCF from the coding sequence ATGGAAAATTTGAAAAAAGCATTGCTGGAGCAGTTTGACTTGGTCTTCTCTGATGAGACCTTGTTGGAAACAGCTTTTACCCATACGAGCTATGCCAATGAGCACCGCCTCTTAAAAATTTCACACAATGAACGATTGGAATTTTTAGGAGACGCTGTTCTGCAACTGATTATTTCGGAGTATCTTTATACCAAATATCCTAAGAGACCAGAGGGCGACCTGTCCAAGCTGCGTTCCATGATTGTTAGAGAAGAGAGCTTGGCAGGCTTTGCCCGTGATTGTCAGTTTGATCATTTTATCAAGCTGGGACGCGGTGAGGAGAAGTCTGGCGGCCGGAATCGGGATACGATTTTAGGTGATTTGTTCGAGGCCTTTTTAGGCGCCTTGCTCTTGGATAAGGGTGTGGAAGCAGTCAAAAGCTTTCTCTATCAAGTCATGATTCCCAAGGTGGAAGCGGGAGATTTTGAGCGGGTGACGGACTATAAGACCAAGCTGCAGGAGTTGCTGCAGATTAATGGCGATGTGGAAATTGCCTATCAGGTCGTCTCTGAAACAGGGCCGGCTCATTCCAAAAATTTCGAGGTAGCTGTTCTCATCAATGGCCGCAAGTCCGGTCAAGGCCAGGGGCGTTCTAAAAAGCTGGCCGAGCAGGAAGCTGCTAAAAACGCATTTGAAAAGGAAAGTTCTTCATGTTTTTAA
- the smc gene encoding chromosome segregation protein SMC yields MFLKEIEIQGFKSFADKTKVVFDQGVTAVVGPNGSGKSNITESLRWALGESSVKSLRGGKMPDVIFAGTETRKPLNYASVVVVLDNSDQFIKDAANEIRVERHIYRSGDSEYKIDGKKVRLRDVHDLFMDTGLGRDSFSIISQGKVEEIFNSKPEERRAIFEEAAGVLKYKTRRKETESKLSQTQDNLDRLEDIIYELESQVKPLEKQAETAKRFLSLDGQRRELYLDVLVAQLTANKERLTKAEEDLTNIQQELAAYYSKRDELEDENQTLKAKRHELNQTLSDDQASLLELTRLISDLERQIDLSKLESSQAATSRRENEERLATLSEKLAQIESNIEAKQAELSQIAAKLSDNEQSIAALEAELADFSDDPDQLIEHLREQYVKLMQEEANLSNDLTSLESQLASELKLAESKKADYAKLQADLEASQTQEQAGLEELEIARQALKNLLADYQSQIQLVEKLEADYKHQQTKMFELLDDLKNKQARSNSLEAILKNHSNFYAGVKSVLQEAGRLGGIVGAVSEKLSFDPHYQTALEIALGASSQNIIVEDEAAATRAIEFLKKNRAGRATFLPLTTIKPRQLPDHNRATIEKSAGFLGLASSLVSYESSLDSIFQNLLGTTAIFDTVEHARAAARQVRYQVRMVTLDGTELRTGGSYAGGANRNNNTIFIKPELDALLEEIKQKNVSLKEQEEAVQILQNQLSQAKQVLEQIKTDGEQARLAEQKANLAYEQLTKRVEELTSLKNLQEQELAGQSALDISEEKDRLQTRLTEIEQEKTDITAEIEQVKSNKDAVQARFEKLSSRLAELKLQRTELTSNQRFEKNDLERLSEEKASLEKEQATLELLMEQKEQSSLQKVDITILEEQLETAKQEKIELDQRLIRLKFELEDLEGQSDDIASRLEQARHQNEELIRRQAKAEAEKDKLMDVMRRLASNLTDDFQMSFEEASRQARPLESLPAAESQVKDLEKAIRALGPVNLEAVEQFEEVSNRLNFLNEQRDDVLSAKNLLLETIEEMNDEVKERFKSTFEAIRESFKVTFRQMFGGGSADLILTEGDLLTAGVEISVQPPGKKIQSLNLMSGGEKALSALALLFSIIRVKTIPFVILDEVEAALDEANVKRFGDYLNRFDKDSQFIVVTHRKGTMSAADSIYGVTMQESGVSKIVSVKLKDLESM; encoded by the coding sequence ATGTTTTTAAAGGAAATTGAAATTCAGGGCTTTAAGTCATTTGCTGATAAGACTAAAGTTGTCTTTGATCAGGGAGTGACAGCGGTTGTTGGGCCAAATGGTTCCGGCAAATCCAATATTACGGAGAGCCTGCGCTGGGCCTTGGGAGAGTCCAGTGTGAAAAGTCTGCGGGGCGGCAAGATGCCCGATGTGATTTTTGCGGGAACAGAAACCCGCAAGCCACTTAATTATGCATCAGTGGTAGTGGTTCTGGACAACAGTGATCAATTTATCAAGGATGCTGCCAATGAGATTCGGGTGGAGCGTCACATTTACCGCAGCGGTGACAGTGAGTATAAGATTGATGGCAAAAAAGTCCGTCTGCGCGATGTCCATGATCTTTTCATGGATACTGGACTGGGACGAGATTCCTTCTCCATCATTTCCCAAGGGAAAGTAGAAGAAATCTTCAACAGCAAGCCGGAGGAACGCCGGGCAATTTTTGAAGAAGCGGCTGGAGTGCTTAAGTATAAGACACGCCGCAAAGAAACGGAAAGCAAGCTTAGTCAGACCCAGGATAATCTGGACCGTCTGGAAGACATTATCTACGAGCTGGAGAGCCAGGTCAAGCCCTTGGAGAAGCAGGCTGAAACTGCTAAGCGCTTCTTGAGTCTGGATGGCCAGCGCCGAGAGCTTTACTTGGATGTTTTGGTCGCTCAGCTGACAGCTAACAAGGAAAGACTGACCAAGGCTGAAGAAGATTTAACGAATATCCAGCAGGAGCTAGCAGCCTACTACAGCAAGCGCGATGAGCTGGAAGATGAAAATCAAACCTTGAAGGCCAAGCGCCATGAGCTCAATCAAACTTTGTCTGATGATCAGGCTAGTTTGCTGGAATTGACCCGCTTAATCAGTGATTTGGAGCGTCAGATTGATCTTTCTAAGTTGGAGTCCAGCCAAGCAGCGACGAGCCGTCGGGAAAATGAAGAACGTTTGGCCACTCTGTCAGAAAAACTGGCTCAGATAGAAAGCAACATAGAAGCCAAGCAAGCAGAATTGAGCCAAATAGCTGCCAAACTGAGTGACAATGAGCAGTCTATCGCTGCTTTGGAAGCAGAATTAGCAGACTTTTCAGATGATCCGGACCAGCTGATTGAACATCTGCGTGAGCAGTATGTCAAGCTCATGCAGGAAGAGGCAAATCTTTCTAATGACTTGACTTCTCTGGAGAGCCAGCTGGCTAGCGAGCTTAAATTGGCTGAGAGCAAGAAGGCAGACTATGCTAAATTGCAAGCAGATTTGGAGGCTAGTCAGACTCAGGAGCAAGCTGGTTTGGAGGAGTTGGAAATTGCTCGCCAAGCCCTCAAGAATCTACTAGCAGACTACCAGAGTCAGATCCAGTTAGTAGAGAAGCTAGAGGCTGACTATAAGCATCAGCAGACTAAGATGTTTGAGCTTTTGGACGACCTCAAAAACAAGCAGGCACGTTCCAATAGTTTGGAAGCCATTCTCAAAAATCACAGTAATTTCTATGCAGGGGTCAAGAGTGTGCTGCAGGAAGCAGGTCGACTGGGTGGTATTGTAGGAGCAGTCAGTGAAAAACTTAGCTTCGACCCCCACTATCAGACTGCGCTGGAAATTGCGCTAGGAGCCAGCAGTCAGAATATCATCGTGGAAGATGAGGCTGCTGCGACTCGGGCTATCGAATTTCTGAAGAAAAATCGGGCTGGTCGGGCAACCTTCCTGCCTTTAACAACCATTAAGCCGCGTCAGCTGCCTGACCATAACCGTGCTACGATTGAAAAAAGTGCTGGTTTTCTGGGACTGGCTTCTTCCTTGGTCAGCTACGAGTCATCGTTAGACAGCATTTTTCAAAATCTGCTGGGAACGACCGCTATTTTTGATACAGTGGAGCATGCCCGAGCAGCAGCTCGCCAAGTACGCTATCAGGTTCGTATGGTGACTTTGGATGGAACAGAGCTTCGGACTGGTGGTTCTTATGCTGGTGGTGCCAACCGCAATAACAATACTATCTTTATCAAACCGGAGCTAGATGCTTTGCTTGAGGAGATTAAGCAGAAAAATGTCAGCTTGAAAGAGCAGGAAGAAGCAGTGCAAATTCTGCAAAACCAACTGAGTCAGGCTAAGCAGGTATTGGAACAAATCAAGACAGACGGTGAGCAGGCTCGCTTGGCTGAGCAAAAGGCTAATCTGGCCTATGAACAGTTGACCAAGCGCGTAGAAGAGCTCACAAGTCTGAAAAATCTACAGGAACAGGAGTTAGCTGGTCAATCTGCTTTGGATATTTCAGAAGAGAAAGACCGACTGCAGACCCGCTTGACTGAGATTGAGCAAGAAAAAACGGACATCACTGCAGAAATAGAGCAGGTTAAGTCGAACAAAGATGCAGTTCAGGCTCGCTTTGAAAAGCTTTCCTCTCGTCTGGCTGAACTCAAACTCCAGCGGACAGAGTTGACCTCCAACCAACGCTTTGAAAAGAATGACTTGGAACGACTGTCCGAGGAAAAAGCTAGCCTTGAAAAAGAGCAGGCAACCTTGGAGCTTTTGATGGAGCAAAAGGAGCAGTCCAGCCTGCAGAAGGTGGATATTACGATTCTGGAAGAGCAATTAGAGACCGCCAAGCAAGAAAAGATTGAGCTGGATCAAAGACTGATTCGTCTGAAATTTGAGCTTGAAGATCTAGAAGGTCAGTCTGACGATATTGCCAGTCGTTTGGAGCAAGCCCGCCATCAAAATGAAGAATTGATTCGCCGGCAGGCTAAAGCAGAGGCAGAAAAGGATAAGCTCATGGATGTCATGCGCCGTCTGGCAAGCAATCTGACAGATGACTTTCAGATGAGTTTCGAAGAAGCAAGCAGGCAGGCTCGTCCGTTAGAAAGTTTGCCAGCTGCTGAAAGCCAGGTGAAGGATTTGGAAAAAGCCATTCGAGCTTTAGGCCCAGTCAATCTGGAAGCAGTTGAGCAGTTTGAAGAAGTCAGCAACCGTCTGAACTTCCTCAACGAGCAGCGAGACGATGTCTTATCAGCCAAAAATTTGCTCTTAGAGACGATTGAAGAGATGAATGACGAAGTCAAGGAACGCTTTAAATCAACCTTTGAAGCTATTCGTGAAAGCTTCAAGGTGACTTTCCGCCAGATGTTTGGCGGCGGTTCGGCAGACCTGATATTGACGGAGGGTGACTTGCTGACGGCTGGTGTAGAAATCTCCGTGCAGCCACCGGGCAAGAAGATCCAGTCGCTTAATCTGATGAGCGGTGGCGAGAAGGCCTTGTCAGCTTTGGCTCTGCTCTTCTCTATCATCCGCGTTAAGACCATTCCTTTTGTCATCTTGGACGAGGTGGAAGCAGCGCTGGACGAGGCCAATGTTAAACGCTTTGGGGATTATCTCAATCGCTTTGACAAGGACAGCCAGTTCATCGTGGTCACTCACCGTAAGGGAACCATGTCAGCTGCAGACTCTATTTATGGCGTTACCATGCAGGAGTCTGGTGTTTCCAAGATTGTCTCGGTCAAGTTAAAAGATTTAGAAAGTATGTAA
- a CDS encoding HAD family phosphatase, translating into MRIKLVATDMDGTFLDSKGQFDMDRLKQVLTRFKEKGMYFAVASGRGLLSLEKLFEEVRNEIIFIAENGSLVEFHGEDLYEATMPRDFYLKVFDKLQESPYVNVNELLLTGKRACYVLETVDPTYLSFSAHYNENIQKVASLADIDDDIFKFTTNFAEDQVAAGEAWVNENIEGVKAMTTGYKSIDIVLDYVDKGVAIVELAKKLDIDLSQVMVFGDNLNDLHMMQVAGYPIATENARPEILEVAKEVIGHHDAQSVITYMEGL; encoded by the coding sequence ATGAGGATAAAATTAGTAGCAACGGATATGGATGGCACCTTTTTAGACAGTAAAGGTCAGTTTGATATGGACCGTCTCAAGCAAGTTTTGACTCGCTTCAAAGAAAAAGGCATGTATTTTGCTGTAGCCAGCGGGCGCGGCCTCTTGTCGCTGGAAAAGCTGTTTGAGGAAGTACGCAATGAGATTATTTTTATTGCTGAAAACGGTAGTTTAGTTGAGTTTCATGGCGAGGATCTCTATGAAGCAACCATGCCACGGGATTTTTATCTCAAGGTTTTTGATAAGCTACAGGAATCTCCCTATGTCAATGTCAATGAGTTGCTTTTGACGGGCAAACGCGCCTGTTATGTCTTGGAGACTGTGGATCCGACCTATCTTTCTTTCAGTGCTCATTATAATGAAAACATTCAAAAAGTAGCTAGCTTGGCTGATATTGACGATGATATTTTCAAGTTTACGACCAATTTTGCTGAGGACCAAGTCGCAGCTGGTGAAGCTTGGGTCAATGAGAATATCGAGGGTGTAAAAGCTATGACGACTGGCTATAAGTCCATTGACATCGTTCTGGATTATGTGGATAAGGGTGTTGCCATTGTCGAGCTGGCCAAGAAGCTTGACATAGATCTTTCTCAGGTTATGGTTTTTGGTGATAATCTCAATGATTTGCACATGATGCAGGTGGCTGGCTATCCGATTGCGACTGAAAATGCTCGCCCTGAGATTCTGGAAGTGGCCAAGGAAGTCATCGGTCACCATGATGCTCAGTCGGTTATCACTTACATGGAGGGATTATAA
- a CDS encoding HAD family phosphatase yields the protein MADIKLIALDLDGTLLNSDKKISDRNLAALKEAQDKGVKVVLTTGRPLKAMDFFLHELGTDGREDEYTITFNGGLVQRNTGEILNKTVFSYDDVARIYEETDKLHIPLDAICEGLVYQIQSDQDSLYAQFNPALTFESIDFSDLSSQQTYNKCVTAYAQEPLDAAIEQISPELFERYEIFKSREMLLEWSPKNVHKANGLEKLIAHLGIERSQVMACGDEANDLSMIEWAGLGVAMQNAVAIVKEAANVVTPMTNDENAVAWAIEEYVLKED from the coding sequence ATGGCAGATATAAAACTGATTGCTCTGGACTTGGATGGAACTCTTCTGAATTCAGACAAGAAGATTTCTGACCGCAATTTAGCAGCTCTAAAAGAAGCTCAGGATAAGGGAGTTAAGGTAGTTCTGACTACTGGCCGCCCCCTTAAGGCCATGGACTTTTTCCTCCATGAGCTGGGAACAGACGGTCGAGAGGATGAGTACACCATTACTTTTAATGGCGGTCTCGTTCAGCGCAATACTGGAGAAATCCTCAATAAAACAGTCTTTTCTTATGATGATGTAGCTCGGATTTACGAGGAGACAGACAAGCTCCATATCCCTCTTGATGCTATCTGCGAAGGACTTGTCTATCAGATTCAGTCCGATCAAGACTCGCTTTATGCTCAGTTCAATCCTGCTCTAACTTTTGAGTCTATTGATTTCAGTGATTTGTCCAGCCAGCAGACTTATAATAAATGTGTCACCGCTTATGCTCAAGAACCACTGGATGCGGCTATTGAGCAAATCTCACCAGAATTATTTGAGCGCTATGAGATTTTCAAATCTAGAGAAATGCTGCTGGAGTGGTCCCCTAAAAATGTCCATAAGGCTAATGGCCTGGAGAAACTGATTGCCCATTTAGGCATTGAGAGAAGTCAGGTCATGGCCTGTGGTGATGAAGCCAACGATCTGTCTATGATTGAGTGGGCTGGTTTGGGAGTGGCCATGCAGAATGCAGTAGCCATCGTCAAAGAAGCAGCCAATGTGGTGACACCTATGACCAATGATGAGAATGCAGTGGCTTGGGCTATTGAAGAGTATGTACTAAAGGAGGATTAG